GCGGTGCTCGGCAGCACCGCGGGCATGGTCGCGGCGTTCCTCGCCCTCTTCGCGGTGCCGCTGTTCAGCTTCGCCCTGGCGTTCTGGCTGCGCAACTGGTGGGACATCCCGCTCGCCCTGGCCTGCACGATCGTCGGCGGCCTGTACGTGGTCCTCGCGCTGGTGCTGGTGCTGCTGGCGAAGCGCAAGCTCGGCGGCGTCTCCAAGCCGGAGCGGTCCATGCGGTCCGTCAAGGAATCGGCGGCCGTGCTCTCCAGCGTCAAACCCCACCCGCGCCGCGCGCCCGCGGACCAGGCGGGCCCGTCCGCATGACCACCGCCGACCAGGCCGGGATGCGGTCCTCGGTCATCCTGCGGGACGGCCCCTGGACCCATCGCGACGTCGCCGCCAACGGGGCCAGGTTCCACATCGCGGAGTTGGGCGAGGGCCCGCTGGTACTGCTGCTGCACGGCTTCCCGCAGTTCTGGTGGACCTGGCGGCACCAACTGACCGCGCTGGCCGGCGCCGGGTTCCGCGCCGTCGCCATGGACCTGCGCGGCGTGGGCGGCAGCGACCGGACGCCCCGCGGCTACGACCCGGCGAACCTGGCGCTCGACGTCACCGGCGTCATCCGTTCGCTCGGGGAGCCGGACGCCGCGCTGGTCGGCCACGACCTCGGCGGGTACCTCGCGTGGACGGCGTCGGTGATGCGGCCCAAGCTGGTGCGGCGGCTCGCGGTCGCTTCCATGCCGCATCCGCGGAACTGGCGTTCCGCCCTGCTCCGCGACCCGAGGCAGACCGCGGCCAGTTCGTACATCTGGGGCTTCCAGCGGCCGTGGCTGCCGGAACGGCAGCTCGTCGCCAATGACGCCGAGGCGGTGGAACGCCTGCTGCGCGACTGGTCGGGACCGCGCCAGCCCGAGGACGAGGACATCGCCGTCTACCGCCGGGCCATGGTCATCCCCTCCACCGCGCACTGCGCGGTGGAGCCGTACCGCTGGCTGGTCCGGTCCCTGGTCCGGCCGGACGGCGTCCTGTTCAACCGCCGGATGAAGCGCCCCGTGCTGGTGCCGACGCTTCACCTGCACGGCTCGCTCGACCCGGTGATGCGCACCCGCAGCGCGGCCGGCTCGGGCGAGTACGTCGAGGCCCCCTACCGGTGGCGCCTCTTCGACGGGCTCGGCCACTTCCCGCACGAGGAGGACCCGGCCGCGTTCAGCACCGAGCTGATCGACTGGCTGCGGGACCCGGAGCCCGATCGCTGAACCGGGCCCGCGACGCGCCCCGCGACGCCCGTTCGCGCCCCCTTTCCCGCGGGTCGGCCAGGAGCCGGGCAGCGCGCCGCAGCATGTGCCGGACGCATACGCCCACCGACTTCGCGCGGGGGAGGTTACTGACCTTCCCGTCCGGGCAGGGACGGAAGTATGGGCTGGACGCACGACTACCGTGACGTGGCACGTGATCGAAGCGGCAATGGAGCCGCCACCCAGGCGCAGAGCGCCGTGCGGCGGGTCCAGGGCGGCACGATGGAGGATCCGCCGATCGGGTTTCCGGATATTCTGCGCCGACGTGCGCGCTGGGTGAGCGCGCGGTTGCGGCACCCCAGAAGCTGAGCCGGGCCGGGACGAACGGGCCCGTTTCCCCGTCGTCCGTGACCGACTCGTTCACATCGCGCAGCCCTGGCTGTCGACCGTTTCGTCGGCGGCCCGGCCGCGCGTGACCGTCTCGCGGACCTCGTCCGCGGTGAGCGCGTACCCGGTGTGCTTGTCGTCGAGCGACTTGGCGAACACGACGCCGAACACCTCGCCGTCGGGCGTGAGCAGCGGGCCGCCGGAGTTGCCCGGCCGGACCGTGGCGTGCAGCGAGTACACGTCACGGCTGACCTCGCCGCGCCGGTAGATGTCGGGCCCGTCGGCCTGGAAGCGTTCCCTCACCCGGGCGGCCCCCGCGTCGAACGGGCCGCTCTCGGGGAAGCCCGCGACGACGGCGCCGTCGCCGGTGATCGCGTCCCCCTCGCTGAACTTGAGCGGCGGGGCCGTAAGCCCCGGCACGTCGAGGACGGCCACGTCCCGCTCCCAGTCGTAGAGGACGACGCGAGCGGTGTGCAGCCGGCCCTCGCCGCCGACCTGCACGGTCGGTTCGGCGACGCCGCCCACGACGTGCGCGTTCGTCATCACCCTGCCGCGGGAGAACACGAAGCCCGTGCCCTCAAGCACCTTTCCGCAGCCGGACGCGGTGCCGACGACCTTCACGATGGAACGCCTGGCCTCGGCGACGGCGGGGCGCTGCGCGAGCGACGGGTCCGGGCGCGGTACGTCCGTGATGGGCTCGGCGGTGAACGGGGAGAACACCTGCGGGAAGCCGTGCTGCGCCAGGACGGAACTGAAGCCGCGGAACCAGGTGTTCGCGCTGTCCGGCACCACCCGGGACACGCCGAGCAGCACCCGCGAGTCGCGCACCTCGCGGCCCACGGTGCCCAGCGTGGTCATGGCGAGCGCGGACCCGAGCAGCCAGGCGACCAGGAGCATCGCGAACACGTTGATCAGCGCGCCGCCGGTGGCGTCCAGGGCGCGCGCCGGCGTCCACGTGATGTGACGGCGCAGCCGGTTGCCGAGGACGGTCGTCAGCGCCTGTCCGACCGTGGCGCACAGGATGACGACGACCACGGCGGCGATGACCCCGGCCTGTCCCGGTTCGGCCTCGTCGCTCAGCTCGCGCCAGGCCACCGGCAGTCCGTGGACGGCGAGCAGTCCGCCGCTGATGAAGCCCGTGACGGAGAGCACCCCGACGACGAAGCCCTGGCGGTAGCCGATGAGGGCGAACCACGCGGCGGCGAGCAGCAGCAGGACGTCGAGCGCGTTCATGCCCGTTACGGTCTCACGCCTTGTGGTCGAGTGATATCTCCCGGTCGTGGTCCCAGGGCTGCTCCCAGCCGGCGAAGTGCAGTACGCGGTCGATCACCCCGGCCGTGAAGCCCCACACCAGGGTCTCGGCGACCTCGAAGCACGGCCCGCGGTAGCCGCTGGGATGCACCGCGACGGCCCGCCGCCGCCGGTCGGCCAGCTCGGCCACCGGAACGGTGAACACCCGCGCGGTCTCCCTCGGGTCGACGGGCGCGACCGGCGAGGGCTCGCGCCACCACCCGAGCACAGGCGACACCACGAAGCCGCTGACGGGTATGTACAGGCGCGGCAGCGTGGCGAACACCTGCACCCCCGCCGGGTCGAGACCGGTCTCCTCCTCCGCCTCGCGCAACGCCGCGCGCAGCGGGCCTTCCCCCTCCGGGTCCCCGTCCTCCGGGTCGAGCGAACCGCCGGGGAAGGACGCCTGCCCGGCGTGCTCGCGCAGACTGGAGGCGCGTTCGAGCAGCAGCAGCTCCGGGCCGCGCGCGCCCTCGCCGAACAGCACCAGCACCGCCGACGGCCGGCCGCCGATCGCGGGCGGCAGGAACGTGCTGAGCTGCCCCGCCGTGACCGTGCGGGCGGCGTCGGCCAGCGGCCGCAGCCAGCGCGGCAGCTCCGGCGCGCCCGTTCCGTCGGGCCCCGCGGCCCGGTGGACGCTGGTCATGCCGCGTCCAGCGGTGCGGCGGCCCGGCCTGGGTAGTCCGCCGGCGGTTTCAGGCGCTGCCCCGGCTTGCCGCCCATCTCGTACTTCAGCAGCGCGCGCGCCTTCTCCGGGTCCGTCTCCCCCTCGCCGTAGGAGGGGCACAGAGGTGCGATGGGGCACGCCCCGCACGCCGGCTTACGGCTGTGGCAGATCCGCCGCCCGTGGAAGATGACCCGGTGCGAGAGCATCGTCCAGTCCTTCTTCGGGAAGATCTCGGCGACCTCGGCCTCGATCTTGTCCGGGTCCTTCTGCTCCGTCCAGCGCCAGCGCCTCACCAGGCGCTGGAAGTGCGTGTCGACAGTGATTCCCGGCCTGCCGAACGCGTTGCCGAGGACGACGTGCGCGGTCTTGCGGCCCACACCGGGCAGCGACACCAGGTCCTCAAGGCGCCCGGGCACCTCGCCCCCGAAGCGGTCGCGCAGGGCGGCCGACAGGCCGAGCAGTGCCTTCGCCTTGCTGCGGAAGAAGCCGGTGGGCCGGATGATCTCCTCAAGCCGGGCCGGGTCGGCCGCGGCCAAGTCCTCGGGCGTGGGGTAGGCGGCGAAGAGGGCCGGGGTGGTCTGGTTCACGCGCAGGTCGGTGGTCTGGGCGGACAGCACCGTGGCCACCAGCAGCTCGAACGGATTCTCGAAATCCAGCTCGGGGTGGGCGTAGTAGTACACCTCACCGAGCTCGCGGTTGATCCTGCGGGCCCGGCGCACCATGGCGAGCCGGCTCTCCGGCTTCCGGCCGCCACCGGAGCCCTGTTCGCTCTCAGCGGAACCCTGGGTAGCGCTCACCCGTCCGGTCCTCCCGTTCTCACGTGCCGCGCGCGGGCGTCCCGCCGCGCGCCATGGGGTCGTTGACCACCCGGCCAGCCTAAACGGCGGCACGGACATCCGCCCGGCGCTCCGCGCAATCGACCGCCGACGCGCCCCCTGGGTGGGCCCCGCTGTCCCGGTACGTCAAACTTGTGACTGATAGCACTGCCGAGGCGTCCGGCATCATGAGGGACGTCCGGTCGCCCGGCCGGCACCCGACCGGCCGCCAACCGCAACACGGCCGACACCGCTCCGGCCGACGACCGCACTGGCCGACCGCACTGGCCGACAAGGAGAGGAACTCGTGGACGACGTTCTCCGGCGCGCCCCGCTGTTCGCCGCGCTCGACGACGAGCAGGCCGCCGAGCTGCGCGCTTCCATGGCCGAGGTCACCCTCGCCCGCGGCGACACCCTCTTCCACGAGGGAGACCCGGGGGACCGCCTCTATGTCGTCACCGACGGCAAGGTCAAGCTCCACCGCACGTCCCCCGACGGCCGCGAGAACATGCTGGCCGTGCTCGGCCCCGGCGAGCTGATCGGCGAGCTGTCCCTGTTCGACCCCGGCCCCCGCACCGCGACCGCGACCGCCGTCACCGAGGTGAGGCTGCTCGGCCTCGGCCACGGCGACCTCCAGCCCTGGCTCAGCGCGCGCCCCGAGGTGGCCGCCGCGCTGCTGCGCGCCGTGGCCCGCAGGCTGCGGCGCACCAACGACCAGATGTCCGACCTCGTCTTCTCCGACGTGCCCGGCCGCGTGGCGCGGGCCCTGCTCGACCTGTCCCGCCGCTTCGGCGTGCAGTCGGAGGAGGGCATCCACGTCGTGCACGACCTCACGCAGGAGGAGCTGGCCCAGCTGGTCGGCGCCTCGCGCGAGACGGTCAACAAGGCACTGGCCGACTTCGCCGCCCGCGGCTGGCTGCGCCTTGAGGCCCGCGCGGTCATCCTCCTCGACATCGAACGGCTCGCCCGCCGCTCCCGCTGACCCGCCCCCCGCCGGTCGCCTGGGCCCTGCCGCTCCGGGCGGCGGCGCGGTGCGGCGGCGGAACGGCGCGTTACATCAGCCCGCGTTCCAGCAGGTAGTCGAGCTGCGCGCGCACCGAGAGCTCGGCAGCCGGCCAGACCGCGCGGTCGACGTCCGCGTACACGTGCGCGACGATCTCCGCCGGCGTGCGGTGGCCGCTCTCCAGCGCGGTCTCGACCTGCGCGAGCCGGCGCGCGCGATGCACGAGGTAGTGGTCGAGCGCGCTCTGCGCGTCCCGCAGCACGGGCCCGTGCCCCGGAAGCACGGTGCGGACGCCGTCGTCCACGGTCAGCGACCGCAGCCTGCGCAACGAGTCCAGGTAGTCGCCGAGCCGCCCGTCCGGGTGTGCGACGACCGTGCTGCCCCGGCCGAGCACCGTGTCCCCGGTCAGCACGGCGGCGTCCGCCACCAGCTGGAACGACAGCGAGTCGGACGTGTGCCCGGGGGTCGGGACCACCCGCAGTTCGAGCCCGCCCGTGGTGATCACGTCACCGGCGCCGAGCCCCTCGTCCCCGAGCCGCAGGCGGGGGTCGAGGGCGCGCACCGGCGACCCGGTCAGCTCCGCGAACCGGGCCGCGCCGTCGGCGTGGTCGGGATGCCCGTGGGTCAGCAGGGTCAGCGCGACCCGCCGCCCGGAGCGTTCGACGGCTTCGAGCACGCGCCGCAGGTGCCCCTCGTCCTCCGGGCCCGGGTCGACGACCACGGCCGCCCGGGCGTCCGGTTCCGCGAGTATCCAGGTGTTCGTGCCGTCGAGCGTCATCGGCGACGGGTTGGGGGCCAGCACGCACGCGGCCCGTTCCGTCACGGCGCCCTCGATCACACCGGCCTCGGGGGCGCCCGGCTCCCCCGCGGTCGCCGGCGTGCCCGCGGGTCCTTGCGCGCCGCCGCGCGGCGCGGACGTGTCGTTCACCGGTTCTGCCCCCTGTTGTCGACCGCCGTCCCCCGTCTTTCGAATTCCTCGTACCCCGGCCAGCTCAGCACAACGTCGCGCCCTTCCACGCGCGCCCGCGCCATGACCGGCGTGACCTCGCGTCCGCGCGCCGCTGCGAGCGCTGCCGCGACCGTGGGGAACGCGGCGAGGTCGCGCAGGGTGGTGATGGTCGGCGGCAGCATGGGGAGTTCGCCTCGCTCGTAGCCGGCCACCGCGTCCGCCGGCCGCAGCCACAGGACGCGGTCGGCCTCGGTCGAGGCGTTCCTGGTCCGCTGGCCGGCCGGCATGGCGGCGAGGAAGAAGTGCGTGTCGTACCGCCGCTCCTCGAACTCCGGCGTGATCCAGCGGGCCCAGTGCCCGAGCAGGTCGGGGCGCACCACCAGGCCGCGGCGGGCCAGGAAGGTGCCGAACGCGAGCCGGCCGCTCACCAGGTCCGCCCGGTCCGCCTCCCAGTCCTGGCCGGTGACGTCCGTGACGAGCCGGTCGGGGGTCGGGCCGGCGAGCAGCACCCCGGCTTCCTCGAACGTCTCCCGCACGGCGGCGAGGACCAGTGCCTCGTCGGCGCCCCCGTCCGCCTCGGCGCCGCCCTCCCCGTCGGGGCCGGCGGGGGCCGGGCCGGGCGGGCGTGCCGTGCGGCCCGGGGCGCCGTCCCGCGAGTCGACCGCCCCGCCCGGGTAGGCGTACGCCCCCGCGGCGAAGGACATGGAAGCGCGCCGGCGCAACAGGAACACCTCAAGCACCCCTTCCGTGCCGTCCCGCACCAGCATCACGGTCGCGGCCCGGCGCGGTGGGACGGGGGTCAACTCGCCCCGGGCGATCGCCCGGACGCGGTCGGGCCAGTTCGCGGGGAACCATTGGCCTCCGGTTGCTGCCATGCCCGGGATGCTACGGCCCCGGCCGCCGTCGCGACACCGTCCCCGGCCCCGGTCGTCTCCGTGGGCACGGCCTCCGGCGCGCGCCCCGGCGTTCACCCGGCTTGGGCGCCGGGTCACGCCCCTGTGCGCAGCAGGGTGGTCAGTTCCCCGGCCGGCAGCTCGGTCACGCACACGCGCCTGCCCGGTTCGTGCCTGCGCCCGCCGGCGGCGAGCCCACCGGCGTCCACCGGATCGAAGCCGACGGCGTGCACCAGGCCGCAGACCAACGCCTTCGCCTCCGCGTCGTCGCCCGACACCGGAAGGGCGAGGCGGTCCGGGTCGCCCGGCGGACGCGCCCGGTCGCGGAGGTTCGCGGCGAAGGACACGTTGAACGTCTTGATCAGGCGTGACTGCGTGAACGACTGGATTTTTTCGCTCGATGTCGTCGTTCCGTCGTCCAGGTCCGGATCGTGACCATCACGCCGGGGAAGGTAGTTGCAGGTGTCGATGACGACCTTGCCGCCCAACGCGTCGGCCGGCAGCTCCCGGTACCTGCCCCAGGGCACGCTCACGACGACCACGTCCCCGAACGCCGCCGCCTGGGCGGCCGTTCCCGCCCGCGTCGCGCCGCCGATGTCCGCGACCAGGCCGGACAGCGTCCGCGGGTCGCGCGAGTTGGCGACGAGCACTTCGTGACCGAGCCCCGTGAAGAACCGGGCGAGCGTGCCGCCGACCTGCCCCGCGCCGACACAGCCGATCCTCACTCCCTGGCTCCCCGCTTCCGGCCCCGACCCGCCTTGCCGAACTGCTGGATCCGGTCCTTCGCGAGCGTCGTGGCGATGGTCGCCCGGCGCGGCTGCCCCTTCGCGAACGCCTCGGCGAACTTCTTCGCCTGCTTGTACCGCACCTGCCCCGGCATCGGCGGCTCGTCCGGGTCGACATCGACGTCCACCAGCGCGGGCCCCTTGTGCCGCAGCGCCTCCTTGAGCGCCCTGGCGACGTCCTTGCCCCGCGAGACCTTCGCCCCGAACGCGCCGCAGGCCCGCGCCCAGGCCGCGAAGTCCGCGACCGGCTCCCGGTACCGCACGCCGTGCTCGGGGTAGCCGAGCACCATCTGCTCCCACAGGATCTGACCGAGCGAGTTGTTGTTGTTGATCACGACGGTGACCGGCAGCTTCGCCTGCACGGCGGTGAGGAAGTCCGCCATCAGCATCGAGAACCCGCCGTCACCGACATACGCGATCACCTGCCGGCCGGGGAACGCGTGCTGCATCGCGATGGCGTACGGCAGCCCGGGCGCCATTGTCGCGAGGTTGCCCGACAGGAAGAACTGCCGGTCGCCGCGGATCGTCCAGTGCCGGGCGGCCCACGTGGCGATCGTTCCGCTGTCGCAGGTCAGGATGGCGTCGTCCGCCGCCAGCTCGTCCAGCGCGCCCACCACGTACTGCGGCGCCACCGGGTGGCGCCGCGGCTCCTCAAGCGCCGCCATGTCCCGGCGCCAGCGTTCCATCGCCTTCCGGTACTTGGCGAGGTGTGCGCGGTCCCGCTTCCGGTCGAGCAGCGGCAGCAGCGCGGCGAGGCCCGCCTTCGCGTCCCCGATCACCGGTACCTCGGTCGGCATGCGCACCCCGGCACGCGCCGCGTCCGCCTCGATCTGCACGGTCCGGACCCGGGCCGGGTCCGGCAGGTGCTCGGTGTACGGAAAGTTGGTACCGACCATGAGCAACGTGTCGCACTCATCGATCAGTTGCTCACCCGGCCGGGTGCCCAGCAGCCCGATCCCGCCGACGGCGAACGGCGAGTCGTCCGGGATGACGGCCTTGCCCGGCAGTGTCTTGATCACCGGCGCCCCCAGCACGTCGGCGACGGCGAGCACCTCGTCCCGCGCGCCCAGCGCGCCCGCCCCGGCGAGCACCGCCACCCTGCGCCCGGCGTTCAGCACCTCGGCCGCGGCGAGCAGATCCGCCTCGCGCGGGACTCCCGGCGGCGCCAGGTACACCGGCGAGGACACCGGCGGCCTGGCCGGCACGACGTGCTGCCACGGATCGGCGTCCGCGTCGGCCACCTGGATGTCGTTGGGCACCGACAGGTGCGCCACGCCGCGCCGGGCGAGCGCGGCGCGCACCGCGATGTCGACGACCCCGGGCAACTGCGCCGGGTTGCCGACGACCAGGTTGTACGCGGCCACGTCCTGGAAGAGGTGTTCGAGGTGCACCTCCTGCTGGTAGCCCGTGCCGAGCACGGCCGTCTCCTGCGTACCGGTGACCGCGAGCACGGGCACGTGATCCATCTTCGCGTCGTACAGCCCGTTGAGCAGGTGGATCGCCCCGGGCCCCGACGTCGCGAAGCACACGCCGAGCCGACCGGTCGCCTTGGCATAGCCGGTCGCCATGAAGGCGGCGGCCTCCTCGTGCCGCACGAGGATGAAGCGCACGCGGCGGCGGGCGCGCCGCAGCCCCTCCATGAGTCCGTTGATCCCGTCCCCCGGCAGGCCGAACACGGTGTCGACCCCCCAGTCGGCGAGCCGGTCCACCAGTGCTTCCGCAGCGATACGTCCCATATGCCCACCCAACGTTCCGCACTCGCACGCCGCAACAGCAGCTAGCCCGGCCGATGCGGACGCGTTCCGTGCCGACGGACGCCGTCGCCGGGACCACGCGCGGCACGGAGGCACTGTGGTGCTGGAATGGACGGGGAGGTCGCGGCGCCGACCGAAGGACGGGCGCCGCCCCGGGCACACCACGGACGCGCGGAGGACACGGACACCATGACCGACCGGACTCGCAACGACGCCCGCGCCCCGCGCGGGGACCGGGCACCACTCATCCTGGGCAACGAGCCCGGCTCGTTCGCCCACGGCGTCCTGGCCGAGCGCCACCCGGCCCTGATCCGGCAGGTGCGCGAGGCGTTCCCGTACGGTCCCCGGCAGGCCCGTGCCCTCGACGGCCTGCTCGACGAGATCACCGGCGACGCCGTCGCCCCACTTCCCACCACGGCCCACGACCACCGCCAGTGGTCGGACTGGGGGCGCGAGCACATCGGACGGCTGTGGTTCGACGCGCCGTTCCTCTGGGCGGAAAGCTACTTCTACCGCAGACTGCTCGGCGCCGTCGGGTACTTCGACGACGGCCCGTGGCAGGGCGTCGACCCCTTCGCGCCGTTCAAGCGCGCGGAGTTGGACGGGACCACCGTGGACGAGGAACTGCGGGCCCTGGACGCGCTCGCCGACGCGCCCGCCGAGGAACGGGCGAACGCCCTGCTGCTGGCATCACTGTGGGGCAACCGCGCCGACCTCGGCTTCCGCGCCACGGCCGACGAGCCCGCGCCGGGCGAGGCGACCCCGGGCCTGGTCGCGGACGACAGCGCCGCGTTGTGGTCGCTGCTGACCGACGCGCATCCCGGAACCGTGGCCGTGGTGGCGGACAACGCGGGGCGCGAACTCGTTCCGGACCTCATCTTCATCGACCACCTGCTCACGCGCGGGCTCGCGAGGCGGGTGATGATTCACGTGAAACCAACGCCGTACTACGTCTCGGACGCCATGTTGGCGGACGTTCTCGACTGCCTGCGCCGCCTCGCCGGGGCGCCGGGGGCGGCGGGCCGGATCGGCGGCCGGCTGTGGGACGCCATGGCGACGGGCCAACTGGACGTCCGCACCCACCCGTTCTTCTGCGCCCCGCTGCCGTACGAGGAGATGCCGCCGGACCTGCGCGAGCAGTTCGCCGCCGCGCGACTCACCATCCTGAAGGGCGACCTCAACTACCGCCGCCTCGTGGGCGACCGGCTGTGGGACCCGACCACGCCGTTCGCCGCCGTGACCGCGTACTTCCCCGGCCCGGTCGCGGCGTTGCGCACGCTGAAGTCGGACGTGATCACGGGGCTGGAACGGGGGACGGTGGACGCCCTGGAACGTTCGGGGGCGACATGGCGCACCAGCGGCACACACGCGTTGATCCAGGTCGCGTAGCGGGCCACCGCACAGTGATGTCCGGGTCGACCGGTACCGGCCGACCCGGACGCGTCACCGTCAGACGAGGTCGAACCGGTCCAGGTTCATGACCTTGACCCACGCCGCGACGAAGTCGTTGACGAACTTCTCCTTCGCGTCATCGCTCGCGTAGACCTCCGCGAGCGCGCGCAGCTCGGAGTTCGACCCGAAGACGAGATCCGCGCGGCTGCCGGTCCACTTGACCTCGCCCGTGGCGGAGTCGCGGCCCTCGAACGTGTTCGCGTCCTCGGACACGGACTTCCACGTCGTGCCCAGGTCGAGCAGGTTGACGAAGAAGTCGTTGGTCAGCGAGCCGGGGTTGGCGGTCAGGACGCCCAGCGACGACTGCGGCGCGGTCACGCCCAGCACGCGCAGGCCGCCGACGAGGACCGTCAACTCGGGTGCGCTCAGGGTCAGCAGGTTCGCCCGGTCGATGAGCAGGTACTCGGCCGGCAGCCGGCTGCCCTTCCCGAGGTAGTTGCGGAACCCGTCGGCCACCGGTTCGAGCGCGGCGAACGACTCCACGTCCGTCTGCTCCTGCGACGCGTCGACACGCCCCGGAGTGAAGGGCACGTCCACGGCGAACCCGCCGTCCTGCGCGGCCCGCTCGACGGCCGCGCTGCCGCCCAGCACGATCAGGTCGGCCAGCGACACGCGCTTGCCGCCGGTCTGGGCGGCGTTGAAGGACTCCTGGATCTCCTCAAGCGCGCGCAGCACCGTCGCCAGCTGGTCCGGGTCGTTGACCTCCCAGCCGCTCTGCGGCTGGAGGCGGATGCGCGCGCCGTTGGCGCCGCCCCGCATGTCGCTGCCCCGGTAGGTGGAGGCCGAGGCCCAGGCGGTGGACACCAGCTGGGTGACGGAGAGGCCCGAGGCGAGGATGCGCTCCTTGAGGGCGGCGATGTCATCGGCGCCGATGGGCTCGTACGTCGCCGCCGGCAGCGGGTCCTGCCACGAAAGCGTCTCCTGGGGCACCTCGGGACCGAGGTAACGCACGACCGGGCCCATGTCGCGGTGGGTCAGCTTGAACCACGCGCGGGCGAAGGCGTCCGCGAACTCGTCCGGGTTCTCGTGGAAGCGGCGCGAGATCCGCTCGTAGGCCGGGTCGAAGCGCAGCGACAGGTCGGTCGTCAGCATCGTCGGGGCGTGGCGCTTGGCGGGGTCGTGGGCGTCGGGCACGGTGTCCGCCCCGGCGCCGTCCTTCGGCCGCCACTGGTTCGCGCCCGCGGGGCTCTTGAACAGCTCCCACTCGTAGCCGAAGAGGATGTCGAAGAAGCTGTTGTCCCAGGTGGTCGGGGTGTCCGTCCAGATGCCCTCAAGACCACTGGTGATCGTGTCGGCGCCCTTGCCGGTGCCGTGGCTGTTGCGCCAGCCGAGGCCCTGCTCCTCGATCGAGGCGGCCTCGGGGTCGGGGCCGACGGCGTCCGCCGGGCCGGCGCCGTGCGTCTTGCCGAAGGTGTGGCCTCCGGCGATCAGGGCGACGGTCTCCTCGTCGTTCATCGCCATCCGGCGGAACGTCTCGCGGATGTCGCGCGCGGCGGCGATCGGGTCCGGGTTGCCGTTGGGGCCCTCGGGGTTGACGTAGATGAGGCCCATCTGCACCGCGCCGAGCGGGCTTTCGAGGTCGCGGTCACCGGTGTAGCGCTCGTCGCCGAGCCAGGTGGTCTCCGGGCCCCAGTAGACGTCGTCCTCGGGCTCCCACACGTCCTCGCGACCGCCGGCGAACCCGAACGTCTCGAAGCCCATCGACTCCAGCGCGACGTTGCCCGCGAGAATCATGAGGTCCGCCCACGACAGGCTCTGCCCGTACTTCTTCTTGACCGGCCACAGCAGGCGGCGGGCCTTGTCGAG
Above is a genomic segment from Streptomyces marincola containing:
- a CDS encoding phage holin family protein, which encodes MSAAEEGRSLGELVASATAELSGLVHDEIALAKAEMRQDAKKAVLGSTAGMVAAFLALFAVPLFSFALAFWLRNWWDIPLALACTIVGGLYVVLALVLVLLAKRKLGGVSKPERSMRSVKESAAVLSSVKPHPRRAPADQAGPSA
- a CDS encoding alpha/beta fold hydrolase, whose amino-acid sequence is MTTADQAGMRSSVILRDGPWTHRDVAANGARFHIAELGEGPLVLLLHGFPQFWWTWRHQLTALAGAGFRAVAMDLRGVGGSDRTPRGYDPANLALDVTGVIRSLGEPDAALVGHDLGGYLAWTASVMRPKLVRRLAVASMPHPRNWRSALLRDPRQTAASSYIWGFQRPWLPERQLVANDAEAVERLLRDWSGPRQPEDEDIAVYRRAMVIPSTAHCAVEPYRWLVRSLVRPDGVLFNRRMKRPVLVPTLHLHGSLDPVMRTRSAAGSGEYVEAPYRWRLFDGLGHFPHEEDPAAFSTELIDWLRDPEPDR
- a CDS encoding MarP family serine protease, giving the protein MNALDVLLLLAAAWFALIGYRQGFVVGVLSVTGFISGGLLAVHGLPVAWRELSDEAEPGQAGVIAAVVVVILCATVGQALTTVLGNRLRRHITWTPARALDATGGALINVFAMLLVAWLLGSALAMTTLGTVGREVRDSRVLLGVSRVVPDSANTWFRGFSSVLAQHGFPQVFSPFTAEPITDVPRPDPSLAQRPAVAEARRSIVKVVGTASGCGKVLEGTGFVFSRGRVMTNAHVVGGVAEPTVQVGGEGRLHTARVVLYDWERDVAVLDVPGLTAPPLKFSEGDAITGDGAVVAGFPESGPFDAGAARVRERFQADGPDIYRRGEVSRDVYSLHATVRPGNSGGPLLTPDGEVFGVVFAKSLDDKHTGYALTADEVRETVTRGRAADETVDSQGCAM
- a CDS encoding NUDIX hydrolase, whose protein sequence is MTSVHRAAGPDGTGAPELPRWLRPLADAARTVTAGQLSTFLPPAIGGRPSAVLVLFGEGARGPELLLLERASSLREHAGQASFPGGSLDPEDGDPEGEGPLRAALREAEEETGLDPAGVQVFATLPRLYIPVSGFVVSPVLGWWREPSPVAPVDPRETARVFTVPVAELADRRRRAVAVHPSGYRGPCFEVAETLVWGFTAGVIDRVLHFAGWEQPWDHDREISLDHKA
- the nth gene encoding endonuclease III; this encodes MVRRARRINRELGEVYYYAHPELDFENPFELLVATVLSAQTTDLRVNQTTPALFAAYPTPEDLAAADPARLEEIIRPTGFFRSKAKALLGLSAALRDRFGGEVPGRLEDLVSLPGVGRKTAHVVLGNAFGRPGITVDTHFQRLVRRWRWTEQKDPDKIEAEVAEIFPKKDWTMLSHRVIFHGRRICHSRKPACGACPIAPLCPSYGEGETDPEKARALLKYEMGGKPGQRLKPPADYPGRAAAPLDAA
- a CDS encoding Crp/Fnr family transcriptional regulator, producing the protein MDDVLRRAPLFAALDDEQAAELRASMAEVTLARGDTLFHEGDPGDRLYVVTDGKVKLHRTSPDGRENMLAVLGPGELIGELSLFDPGPRTATATAVTEVRLLGLGHGDLQPWLSARPEVAAALLRAVARRLRRTNDQMSDLVFSDVPGRVARALLDLSRRFGVQSEEGIHVVHDLTQEELAQLVGASRETVNKALADFAARGWLRLEARAVILLDIERLARRSR
- a CDS encoding MBL fold metallo-hydrolase → MIEGAVTERAACVLAPNPSPMTLDGTNTWILAEPDARAAVVVDPGPEDEGHLRRVLEAVERSGRRVALTLLTHGHPDHADGAARFAELTGSPVRALDPRLRLGDEGLGAGDVITTGGLELRVVPTPGHTSDSLSFQLVADAAVLTGDTVLGRGSTVVAHPDGRLGDYLDSLRRLRSLTVDDGVRTVLPGHGPVLRDAQSALDHYLVHRARRLAQVETALESGHRTPAEIVAHVYADVDRAVWPAAELSVRAQLDYLLERGLM
- a CDS encoding NUDIX hydrolase, with product MAATGGQWFPANWPDRVRAIARGELTPVPPRRAATVMLVRDGTEGVLEVFLLRRRASMSFAAGAYAYPGGAVDSRDGAPGRTARPPGPAPAGPDGEGGAEADGGADEALVLAAVRETFEEAGVLLAGPTPDRLVTDVTGQDWEADRADLVSGRLAFGTFLARRGLVVRPDLLGHWARWITPEFEERRYDTHFFLAAMPAGQRTRNASTEADRVLWLRPADAVAGYERGELPMLPPTITTLRDLAAFPTVAAALAAARGREVTPVMARARVEGRDVVLSWPGYEEFERRGTAVDNRGQNR
- a CDS encoding NADPH-dependent F420 reductase; translated protein: MRIGCVGAGQVGGTLARFFTGLGHEVLVANSRDPRTLSGLVADIGGATRAGTAAQAAAFGDVVVVSVPWGRYRELPADALGGKVVIDTCNYLPRRDGHDPDLDDGTTTSSEKIQSFTQSRLIKTFNVSFAANLRDRARPPGDPDRLALPVSGDDAEAKALVCGLVHAVGFDPVDAGGLAAGGRRHEPGRRVCVTELPAGELTTLLRTGA